The Procambarus clarkii isolate CNS0578487 chromosome 91, FALCON_Pclarkii_2.0, whole genome shotgun sequence region tttctttttattggagttaaaattaacatagttatatgaccgaacctaaccaaccctacctaacctaacctatcttcataggttaggttaggttaggtggccgaaaaagttaggttaggtaggttaggtggtcgaaaaacaattaattcatgaaaacttggcttattaggcaaatcgggccttgcatagtaggctgagaagtgcgttctggctactaggtacgacatatatatatataaattataaaaataataatactatacaaacccaccgacagcacactacttggagcacctctggACCAcagtgccattgctgcagtccttgacgaaaagtttaacgacctaaagaggatgggagAGAGAATAGGGAACTTGGACTCCcatgatgccctctaccttctcacaaagtgagaaggtagagggcaagccttaccttgcccaggctaacatactttttAAGGTgttaacccacttctaaatcaatatgagctcctcaggtcaatattcaggaaggcgctcaacctagatttagatgagtcagtgggaccaagcaacactaccagtgagatttggagggataggcatacgaaaggcaactgaggtagcacttccagcattcttatcatcatgtacagcagccaacgaattggtagggcagatcctaccagagcgtatgagagagacacagGAACTCataatcaaacgttcatcgaagcagccagacaatgggacaccattgcacaccctctacCCTGACCACAagccccaaaagaccacaagcaggcccactgggatagccccataatggaaaagactgtcacaacaATGATAACGCAGATGCTGAAaagaaagcccgcctcctagcggtaacagcaccccacgccggggattttttatttgctgtgcccaatgcagccctgggaactcgcctcagtcatgacgctctccgcattggagttgcccttcgccttgccgcccccatcctcaccgaacataggtgcatctgcggaactgcgatggcagaccaatatggtcgtcatggtctggtatgtcgtaaatcacagggtaagattgcaagacatgaagtcaacgacatcatcaagagaagcctcgccaCGACCCGCTGCTCAGcatagagaaccacacttattcagacccaacgaccctcagaagcgcccagatggggtcaccttgctaccttggaaggatggtaagcaagtagtGTTGGACtacctgtgcactgccacactggccagtacctacctccactacagcacacgtgaagggGGTGGCgccgcttctttcagggaatcgcagaaaattatcaaatacagaggtctggcacactgctacagctttgttccgatcggatcGGAGACCTTCGCTTCGTggggaccagagagcaaaaagtttcttgttccagcgccttagTGTTGCAATTCAGAGGgggaatgcctgttgcgtcttgggcactagtccaacttcagaggaattcgaagaagtgtttgacttgcaacgatGATCGAACCTGCCTGTATCATTTATCACTgttttcccattgtcgtgtttttaaagagatccataacctttaagcacttttTGTATCAACCAATATATATTTTGTAACCATTAAATACATAATGAAGcacaaaaaaaggaagggggtggtaggagaaaaacacacaaactgtattggaggggacttaaacattccctctaatgcgttatgtgtggtttcctccgaggctacgggtccccttcttccagccagaggtggtactcccttccctagtttatatatataatataatatcctcACGGTCTTCTGTGAATACCCTTTATTCTCTTCTCCTCGGCTCAGGCTGGCCTCAGCTCAAGCGTCGTCTAGCTGGCCTCGGGTCAAACGGTGGCCGTTCGTGGGGTCGGTGAAGCGTGCTGTGCCTGGAGTTTTTGCTTGCATTACCTCAGCGCTCAAGCACTTGCAAGAACGGTGTCATAAATCTGAGGTTAACTACGAGGCTTTGTGCCTGTTCATATTGCAGTGATGTGTTGATAACTTTGTGATCATTTTCAACACAACCTAGCAGCTTGGAGTGATCGGTACAGCGACTTGTCTTGCTCCTTGCAGGATcgtcgttcgatccccgatggtttaAGGGGGGCTGCCTGTGGGTGCTGCCTGTGGGTGCTGTTAAGGGGGGGCTGCCTGTGGGTGCTGTTAAGGGGGGGCTGCCTGTGGGTGCTGCCTGTGGGTGCTGTTAAGGGGGGGCTGCCTGTGGGTGCTGTTAAGGGGGGGCTGCCTGTGGGTGCTGTTAAGGGGGGCTGCCTGTGGGTGCTGTTAAGGGGGGCTGCCTGTGGGCGCTGTTAAGGGGGGCTGCCTGTGGGTGCTGTTAAGGGGGGCTGCCTGTGGCTGCTGTTAAGGGGGCTGCCTTCATACATAATGGGTAAAGTCTGGATGGTAACTTTAGCCATTTTAAAGACAATGGTTTACTTCGTGAATCAAGATAGTGAGTGGTAACTTAGGTCGTTACTCAAGTTGTCCTCAGATGACTTTAGTACTAGACATGCTGTACGTCTAGGCTTGAGTGTATGCTGTGCACTAGCACTCTTCACTCAAGAGTTTGTGGTGCACTGGGAATAGCGTGAGCACCGTTGTTCACCACGATGTGTCCCCTGTACATCGTCAGGTGCACTTAGGGTTCTCAACACTAAATGCACTTATCGCCGCCTTCCATCGACGCCTCCTAGGAAGATCATCTAGCTGTACCACGTCTGGTCGACGTCTCTGCCGCTCTGGTCGACGTCTCTGCCGCTCTGGTCGACGTCTCTGCCGCTCTGGTCGACGTCTCTGCCGCTCTGGTCGACGTCTCTGCCGCTCTGGTCGACGTCTCTGCCGCTCTGGTCGACGCCTCTGCCGCACTTGGTCGACGCCTCTGCCGCACTTGGTCGACGCCTCTGCCGCACTTGGTCGACGCCTCTGCCGCACTTGGTCGACGCCTCTGCCGCACTTGGTCGACGCCTCTGCCGCACTTGGTCGACGCCTCTGCCGCACTTGGTCGACGCCTCTGCCGCACTTGGTCGACGCCTCTGCCGCACTTGGTCGACGCCTCTGCCGCACTTGGTCGACGCCTCTGCCGCACTGTATCACAGAGGCTCTTCCTTCCGGGTCAGAGTGCATCTAAGGTCACATCTCCGGGGCCTGGTGACCTCTGCacgcaccttccctacacttgaaCCTCGGGgaaggggttggggggggaggaggaggaggttaacaAGGAGGACCTCTCCCTCCCAGATAACTAAGAATCAGCCCAAACTTCTCGATCTGTATACAGGTAACCACCTGGCAAACTCAACGTAGCTGTTGGTCTTTTCGTGTTGAACCAACGTAACAAAGGTGTcgttatgtggtgtgtgtggtaggcaGACCTTAGCGACGTGTCTCCAGGTGTGGCTGGGTGACCGTCGTCTTCCTTCATACCAGAGACCCTGGCACTGTAgccatatttcgctcccagtacATTTCTTtagtagggaagggaaggggaaagcgccaagccattacgactatatagcactgggaaggagggtcaggataaggatctggggccagattcacgaaaggacttacgcaagcacatacgaacctgtacatcttttctcaatctttggcggctttgtttacaattattaaacagttaatgagctccaaagcaccaggaggctgtttataacaataacaacagttgattggcaagttttcatgcttgtaaactgtttaataaatgtaatcaaagccgtcaaagattgaggaaagatgtacacgttcataagtatttgcgtaagtgctttcgtgaatccggcccctgggatgggacggggtggaaggaatggtgcccaaccacttggacggtcggggattgaacgccgacctgcatgaagcgagtggTTGGGCTCGCtctcagtagataaacgacatatgagattaagaaacaagtagagtattgtgaagactaataataaacagcagctccccaatGACTCAATATCTCAATTGCTCAAACAAttctgtattagcgataagacctaccatcaatgtataatgacttactgtaaatatatagttcttgaaatagaacattctctgactagctgacattgtaactataaggtgtgaaggattgatgaaattgtttatgtaataatctaagatgaggtctgataaagaccttttgtgccccctctgtaatgctttttgcgctaccgctcacagaatgggtatggggtgcacaataaactagccgcctccggcggcaacaatcaaaatcgtGGACGACTTCCGGTGTTCCTGCACCTGTGCGGTGTGCAGGTGCAGGAACACCTGTGCGGTGTGCAGGTGCAGGAACACCTGTTCACTACACGCAAAAAATCGCAGAAGAAAGCCGGCGATTGTTTACAATTAGAGCGAATACAAGTTTATTTTTGCAGTGGTGAGTGGCGGCTATATTGTGTCTGGCCTCCCCCGTTATGCCCCTTCCCCCCGGGGGGCCGCCTCcacccccgtcccccccccccccgggggccgcctccaccccttccccccccccccgggggccgCCCCCGccctaccccttccccccccccgggggGCCGCCtccaccctttcccccccccccggggggccGCCtccaccctttcccccccccccgggggccgcctccaccctttcccccccccccgggggccgcctccaccctttcccccccccccgggggccgcctccaccctttccccccccccgggggccgcctccaccctttcccccccccgGGGGCCGCCtccaccctttccccccccccgggggccgcctccaccctttcccccccccccccgggggccgcctccaccctttccccccccccccccgggggccgcctccaccctttccccccccccgggggccgcctccaccctttccccccccccgggggccgcctccaccctttccccccccccgggggccgcctccaccctttccccccccccgggggccgcctccaccctttcccccccccccccgggggccgcctccaccctttccccccccccgggggccgcctccacccttccccccccccccgggggccgcctccaccctttccccccccccccgggggccgcctccaccctttcccccccccccccgggggccgCCTCCaccctttccccccttcccccgggGGCCGCCTCCACCCCTTTCCCATGGAGGCGATTTGGCagttgttgggatcgaactgtcgacaacccaacacatttaatttaggtttattctgaatgtttatcctttgcttcgttgtactacaacggggtacatgaatctgaacaggtgtcagcctcagccggacctgttgtcaggtgcgacacactttgtgctgaggtctgacaaaggacaagaaaataagatggtataaaacttcatcatagatatattgtgatatatctctaatcaccttatatacaatatattacatgtatatatatatgtgtgcattgtacacaagtacagttaaatatatatagagagagagatactacgaccatgt contains the following coding sequences:
- the LOC138359552 gene encoding octapeptide-repeat protein T2-like; this translates as MHSDPEGRASVIQCGRGVDQVRQRRRPSAAEASTKCGRGVDQVRQRRRPSAAEASTKCGRGVDQVRQRRRPSAAEASTKCGRGVDQVRQRRRPERQRRRPERQRRRPERQRRRPERQRRRPERQRRRPERQRRRPDVVQLDDLPRRRRWKAAISAFSVENPKCT